One genomic segment of Cellulophaga sp. HaHaR_3_176 includes these proteins:
- a CDS encoding TonB-dependent receptor: MKLKLFNQKIKILFPMLFLLTSVVAIAQSQKVITGTVLSAEDNMPLPGASVVVKGTTNGTSTDFDGNFTISVKENATNLLVSYIGFKSKEIAITGNTITIILTGDAGALDEIVVVGYGTQKKSDIVNAVATTDLEKATITPTSDVTEMLRGRVAGLQVEVGGGTLRPGGTSEIIFRGRSSIEGNTSAIYVVDGIIRQGGIEDINADDIKSIEVLKDASAQAIYGSRGVNGVILVTTKRGTSGKVNVSYHGYVTSKNIERNFDVYNGQEFAQLRREAIRSNSATDEYPNEIDAFSEIEIDNIANNRFVNWEDELLRSGVVYSQSLSISGGTEMTKVYGSLNYFKEDGIIPKSSYDRKNLRLNVDQKINDKFSVTFDLNLLNDNIQRPASINVITTSPLGSAYDENGNITQFPSGEELTAVNPLWNLREQENDEKGNDFVINITPSYQISKDLQYQLKANLTRKNSERGQYQSSLSSAGDTDRGIARIDNQLRESFLIENILTFDKEFNENNIFNLTLVQANDENEFTRTFTEGRGFINETNGYNGITDAIGNVIVQRDQTTLRTSSFMARARYNLLDRYLFSATYRADGASVNAEGNKWIQNPAASFAWKIHNESFLRDVNAIQELKFRASYGSLANALSSPYTSLFTAEGQQYIFDGETASGYSPSTVLPNVNLKYERITTLNLGLDFSIFKNFLTGSVEYYDSRTNDLLLRRGVPSITGYSYTYFNAGELQNTGVELSLTANLINTEDLRWSVSTNWSNNKNNLVELYQDGEGNPILEDDAYNYYVGQPNGVIRQYAFDGIWQVGDDFANAPQANPESTISQTDLRPGDIKIKDVNGIDEEGNVTGIPDGKITIEDRVFTDPNPDWFGSLSSTLSYKGFDLLVDFYAVEGATKVNPFLSDFNNGGTLSGKLNGVKVPYYTPENPSNTFPRASFDAAPQYINSLAIKDASYIRLRTLSLGYTLQGSSIPKLNFNQVKFYITATNVFTKTDYLGYSPEVNIRSTFSSADTGYPDARSLTFGVKVNL; the protein is encoded by the coding sequence ATGAAACTAAAACTATTTAATCAAAAAATTAAAATACTATTTCCTATGTTATTTTTGTTGACATCTGTTGTTGCAATAGCTCAATCACAAAAAGTAATTACAGGAACAGTATTATCAGCAGAAGATAATATGCCCTTACCAGGAGCATCGGTAGTTGTAAAAGGAACAACTAATGGAACATCAACAGATTTTGATGGTAACTTCACTATCTCAGTTAAAGAAAACGCAACAAATTTATTGGTATCTTATATAGGTTTTAAATCTAAAGAAATTGCAATAACAGGTAATACAATAACAATTATATTAACAGGTGATGCAGGTGCATTAGATGAAATTGTAGTTGTAGGTTATGGTACACAAAAGAAAAGTGACATTGTAAATGCAGTAGCAACTACTGATTTAGAAAAAGCTACAATTACACCTACTTCAGATGTTACTGAAATGCTTAGAGGTAGAGTTGCAGGTTTGCAAGTTGAAGTTGGAGGAGGTACTCTTAGACCAGGTGGAACTTCTGAAATTATATTTAGAGGTCGCAGCTCTATTGAAGGTAATACAAGTGCTATTTATGTAGTAGACGGAATTATTAGGCAAGGTGGTATTGAGGATATTAATGCTGATGATATTAAATCTATAGAAGTTTTGAAAGATGCCTCAGCACAAGCAATTTATGGTTCTAGGGGTGTAAACGGTGTAATTTTAGTGACGACTAAAAGAGGTACAAGTGGTAAGGTTAACGTATCGTACCATGGTTATGTAACTTCAAAAAATATAGAACGTAATTTTGATGTTTACAATGGTCAAGAATTTGCACAATTACGAAGAGAAGCAATTCGCTCTAATAGCGCAACTGACGAATACCCAAATGAAATAGATGCTTTTTCAGAGATAGAAATAGATAACATAGCAAACAATCGTTTTGTGAACTGGGAAGATGAACTATTGCGTTCAGGTGTTGTATATAGCCAATCGTTAAGTATTTCGGGAGGTACCGAAATGACTAAAGTTTATGGTAGTTTAAACTATTTTAAAGAAGATGGTATTATTCCAAAATCTAGTTACGATAGAAAAAATTTAAGATTAAATGTCGATCAAAAAATTAACGATAAATTTTCTGTAACATTTGATCTGAATTTATTGAACGACAATATTCAAAGGCCAGCAAGTATAAATGTAATTACAACATCTCCTTTAGGTAGTGCCTATGATGAAAACGGAAATATAACTCAATTTCCTAGTGGAGAAGAATTAACGGCTGTTAATCCGCTTTGGAACTTACGAGAGCAAGAAAATGATGAAAAAGGGAATGATTTTGTAATCAATATTACACCTTCATATCAAATATCAAAAGATTTACAATACCAATTAAAGGCTAACCTTACTAGAAAAAATTCAGAAAGAGGTCAATACCAATCTTCGTTAAGTTCTGCAGGAGATACAGACAGGGGTATTGCACGAATAGATAATCAATTAAGAGAATCATTTTTAATTGAAAACATCTTAACATTTGATAAAGAATTCAATGAAAATAACATTTTCAATTTAACATTGGTTCAAGCAAATGATGAAAATGAATTTACAAGAACCTTTACAGAAGGTAGGGGTTTTATAAATGAAACAAATGGTTATAATGGTATCACTGATGCTATCGGAAATGTAATTGTACAGCGTGACCAAACAACGTTGAGAACTTCTTCTTTTATGGCAAGAGCACGTTACAATCTTTTAGATAGGTATTTATTTTCTGCAACTTATAGAGCAGATGGCGCTTCTGTAAACGCAGAGGGCAATAAATGGATTCAGAACCCAGCAGCCTCTTTCGCTTGGAAAATACATAACGAAAGTTTTTTACGAGATGTTAACGCAATTCAAGAATTAAAGTTTAGAGCTAGTTATGGTTCTTTAGCTAATGCATTAAGTAGTCCTTATACATCATTATTCACCGCAGAAGGGCAGCAATATATTTTTGATGGTGAGACAGCATCAGGGTATTCTCCATCAACAGTTTTACCAAATGTAAATTTAAAATATGAGAGAATTACAACGTTAAACCTTGGTCTTGATTTTTCTATATTTAAAAATTTCTTAACAGGTAGTGTAGAATATTACGATTCAAGAACAAATGATCTTTTATTAAGAAGGGGAGTACCATCAATTACGGGGTATAGTTACACTTATTTTAATGCAGGAGAATTACAAAACACAGGGGTTGAATTGAGTTTGACGGCAAACCTTATCAATACTGAAGATTTAAGATGGTCAGTATCTACAAATTGGTCTAATAATAAAAATAATTTAGTTGAATTGTATCAAGACGGAGAAGGGAATCCGATACTTGAAGATGATGCTTATAATTATTATGTAGGGCAACCTAATGGAGTTATCAGGCAATATGCTTTTGATGGCATATGGCAAGTAGGTGATGATTTTGCTAATGCACCACAAGCAAACCCAGAATCAACTATTTCACAAACAGACCTTAGACCTGGTGATATAAAAATAAAAGATGTTAATGGTATAGATGAAGAAGGTAATGTAACAGGTATTCCTGACGGAAAAATAACAATAGAAGATCGTGTATTTACAGATCCTAATCCAGATTGGTTTGGTTCACTTTCATCAACCTTATCCTATAAAGGTTTTGATTTATTAGTAGATTTTTATGCTGTTGAAGGTGCTACTAAAGTAAATCCTTTTTTATCAGATTTTAATAACGGAGGTACGTTGTCAGGTAAATTAAATGGTGTTAAAGTACCGTATTATACTCCTGAAAATCCGTCAAACACATTTCCAAGAGCAAGTTTTGATGCGGCACCTCAATACATTAATTCTTTAGCGATTAAAGATGCTTCATATATAAGACTTAGAACTTTAAGTTTGGGATACACATTACAAGGTTCTTCAATTCCAAAACTTAATTTTAACCAAGTAAAGTTTTACATTACTGCAACAAATGTATTTACAAAAACAGATTATTTAGGCTATAGCCCAGAAGTAAATATTAGAAGTACTTTTTCTAGTGCCGATACAGGTTATCCAGATGCTAGAAGTTTAACATTTGGCGTAAAAGTTAATTTATAA
- a CDS encoding RagB/SusD family nutrient uptake outer membrane protein, whose translation MKTSFFYKRTKHTLLLGVAILFTLISCEDYLSEQPTTLIDSDYVYSTEEGLKSGIVSLYKFNRDRYDSSTEDYMGGVLLPSRSDLAFSRSGYTGLVGRYERAVSQIDYGTELASSLFWKHYYNLTSKATDIINAAETLESIDEDIRNQIIAEAKFFRANSYFFLYRMYNNIYVTTESVTVDNAFNLIENKSSKEEIFALLNSDLSFAIEHLDWNVNFGRVSKGTAKHIKAKVAMWEGNWEEAKAQAVSVIEDPESPHSLVASTADVFKGDKNHSEQLFTIQSEDDLLGGGGATMMNANYVTQYFQISGINADIAQGGRGFSRVIPNLYLLNLLAEDPNDTRDDDTYFRLNYFYNDVNNLPEGKKVGDIIDIYEPITDLDNPSATYTTYYQRLHPSCIKYAEDDDDTNSYTQRSNVLIYRLAETYLIAAEAMLRSSGDPLPYINAVRTRANATPLVNVTLQDILDENARELAFEGERWFTLKRFGAEVLNFQMRSYAGDGAYYPSYFDGSKDPRVNWEDHYINFAIFQEDLDLLSPNYPQNDGYN comes from the coding sequence ATGAAAACATCATTTTTTTATAAGAGAACAAAACATACCCTATTATTGGGTGTAGCCATATTATTTACATTAATTTCTTGTGAAGATTATCTTTCTGAACAGCCAACTACATTGATTGATTCTGACTATGTATATTCTACCGAAGAAGGTTTGAAATCAGGAATTGTAAGTTTATATAAATTCAATAGAGATCGTTACGATAGCTCAACAGAAGATTATATGGGAGGCGTTTTATTGCCTTCTAGAAGCGATTTAGCTTTTTCAAGAAGTGGCTATACAGGCTTAGTTGGTAGGTATGAAAGAGCCGTTTCTCAAATAGATTATGGAACTGAATTAGCATCATCTTTATTTTGGAAACACTACTATAATCTTACAAGTAAAGCTACGGATATAATTAATGCAGCAGAAACTTTAGAGAGTATTGATGAAGATATAAGAAATCAAATAATAGCTGAAGCAAAATTCTTCAGAGCAAATTCTTATTTTTTCCTTTATAGAATGTATAACAATATTTATGTTACTACAGAATCTGTAACTGTTGATAATGCTTTTAATCTTATAGAAAATAAATCGTCTAAAGAAGAAATTTTTGCATTACTAAATAGCGATTTAAGTTTTGCTATTGAACATTTAGATTGGAATGTGAATTTCGGACGTGTATCTAAAGGTACAGCGAAACATATAAAAGCTAAAGTAGCCATGTGGGAAGGTAACTGGGAAGAAGCAAAAGCACAAGCAGTATCAGTTATTGAGGATCCTGAAAGCCCACATAGTTTAGTTGCGTCTACTGCCGATGTTTTTAAAGGAGATAAAAATCATTCAGAACAATTGTTTACAATACAATCAGAAGATGATTTGTTAGGTGGCGGTGGCGCTACAATGATGAATGCAAATTATGTAACTCAATATTTTCAAATTTCAGGTATTAATGCTGATATAGCACAAGGTGGAAGAGGTTTTTCTAGAGTGATTCCAAATCTTTATTTATTGAATTTATTAGCAGAAGACCCTAATGATACTAGAGATGATGATACCTATTTTAGATTAAATTATTTTTATAACGATGTAAATAATTTACCAGAAGGTAAAAAAGTAGGAGATATCATTGATATTTATGAGCCAATTACAGATTTAGACAACCCAAGTGCTACATATACGACATATTACCAAAGGCTACATCCTTCTTGTATAAAGTATGCAGAAGATGATGATGACACAAATTCATATACTCAAAGAAGTAATGTTTTGATATATAGATTAGCAGAAACTTATTTAATAGCAGCAGAAGCGATGCTAAGATCGTCAGGAGATCCATTACCTTATATCAATGCAGTTAGAACTAGAGCAAATGCAACACCGCTAGTAAATGTAACATTACAAGATATATTGGACGAAAATGCTCGTGAACTAGCTTTTGAAGGTGAACGTTGGTTTACTTTAAAAAGATTTGGAGCCGAAGTATTAAACTTTCAAATGAGAAGTTATGCAGGTGACGGTGCATATTACCCAAGTTATTTTGATGGTAGTAAGGATCCAAGAGTAAACTGGGAAGATCATTATATCAATTTTGCAATTTTTCAAGAAGATTTAGATTTGTTGAGTCCAAATTACCCTCAAAACGATGGATATAATTAA
- a CDS encoding family 16 glycosylhydrolase: MRYLLISTLLVALISCKTWSQKSNHTFANNPVVAHRGAWKAKNLPQNSIAALKQAIALNCVGSEFDVRMTSDNVLIVTHDADYNDLVVEESTYAELSQYKLFNGEILPTLKDYLEAGMQNNSNTGLVCEIKPSKIKGRNSLIAESVVKLVKKIKAEAYILTYISFSYETLIKIKELDANAKTQYLDGSKSPEQLKKANISGLDYLVYKLKKKPEWIKSAKKNSLLLNAWVGNTVEDIDWLLANEFDFITTDEPELVFKKIPESSITDNYELVWSDEFNYKGKLDSIKWAYDYGFISNKEKQYFTDSLKNVRVVNGHLIIEAHKEKIANKDFNNDVLKSKSWLNYITEIDTAQYTSARIKTAGLASWKYGRIDVKAKLPKGRGLWPAIWMLGENRKEVGWPESGEIDIMEHVGFSPDSIFGTIHTKAYNHIKRTEKGKKAYIEKPYDNFHVFSIEWTPEKMDFLLDGVVYNHIKNEHKTTDEWPFDQKFHLILNVSVGGMLGGQKGIDNTVFPQQMMVDYVRVFQKK; encoded by the coding sequence ATGCGTTATTTATTGATAAGTACATTGCTTGTAGCATTAATTTCTTGTAAAACATGGTCTCAAAAAAGCAATCACACTTTTGCAAATAACCCTGTAGTTGCACATCGTGGAGCTTGGAAAGCTAAAAACCTTCCTCAAAACTCTATCGCAGCATTAAAACAAGCTATTGCTTTAAATTGTGTTGGGTCAGAATTTGATGTTCGGATGACATCTGATAATGTGCTAATTGTTACTCATGATGCAGATTATAATGATTTGGTAGTTGAAGAATCTACCTATGCAGAACTATCTCAATACAAGCTTTTTAATGGAGAAATTTTACCTACTTTAAAAGATTATTTAGAGGCAGGTATGCAAAACAACTCTAATACAGGTTTAGTGTGCGAGATAAAACCTTCAAAAATTAAAGGTAGAAATAGCCTTATTGCAGAAAGTGTTGTTAAACTGGTTAAAAAAATAAAAGCCGAAGCATATATACTTACTTATATAAGTTTTAGTTACGAAACACTTATCAAAATTAAAGAGTTAGATGCAAATGCAAAAACGCAATATTTAGATGGTTCTAAAAGCCCAGAACAACTAAAAAAAGCAAATATTTCGGGGTTAGATTATTTGGTTTATAAACTTAAAAAAAAACCAGAATGGATAAAAAGTGCTAAAAAAAACTCCTTACTATTAAACGCTTGGGTTGGTAATACTGTAGAAGATATTGATTGGTTACTTGCCAATGAATTTGATTTTATTACTACTGATGAGCCAGAACTGGTATTTAAAAAAATACCAGAAAGCTCAATTACAGATAATTATGAGTTAGTATGGAGTGATGAATTTAATTATAAAGGAAAACTTGATAGTATTAAATGGGCTTATGATTATGGCTTTATTAGTAATAAAGAAAAGCAGTATTTTACCGATAGTTTAAAAAATGTAAGGGTAGTAAATGGACATTTAATTATTGAAGCTCATAAAGAAAAAATAGCTAACAAGGATTTTAATAATGATGTTTTAAAAAGTAAAAGTTGGTTAAACTATATAACAGAAATTGATACTGCACAATACACATCCGCTAGAATAAAAACAGCAGGTTTAGCATCATGGAAATATGGACGAATAGACGTAAAAGCTAAATTACCAAAAGGTAGAGGTCTATGGCCTGCTATTTGGATGTTAGGAGAAAATAGAAAAGAAGTTGGTTGGCCTGAGAGTGGTGAAATAGATATTATGGAGCACGTTGGTTTCAGTCCAGATTCTATATTTGGTACCATACATACCAAAGCATATAACCACATTAAACGAACTGAAAAAGGTAAAAAGGCTTATATTGAAAAACCTTACGATAATTTTCATGTGTTCTCAATAGAATGGACTCCTGAAAAGATGGATTTTTTACTAGATGGTGTTGTTTACAATCACATAAAAAATGAACATAAAACAACTGATGAGTGGCCTTTTGATCAAAAATTTCATTTAATATTAAATGTTTCTGTAGGTGGCATGTTGGGGGGGCAAAAGGGAATTGATAATACCGTTTTTCCTCAACAAATGATGGTTGATTATGTTAGAGTTTTTCAGAAAAAATAA
- a CDS encoding endonuclease/exonuclease/phosphatase family protein, whose translation MTYNIRLDVASDGENAWTNRKDFLSSQVLFFSPDILGVQEAKPNQMSDLKTALKEYKFIGTGRDGEDEGEYSAIFYNAKKFKIENENTFWLSDTPEKVSKGWDAAYPRVCTYGLFTDLKSSKKIWIFNTHLDHVGEQARLNGIQLVQQKIAEVNNKNYPVILMGDFNVEPNSLLIKNLSESMLNTETVSNITFGPDGTFNGFKFNEAVTRKIDYIFMSKSQPLQINKQAVLSDSDTLKYPSDHFPVYIDFTIK comes from the coding sequence ATGACGTACAATATCCGTTTAGATGTTGCGTCCGATGGAGAAAATGCTTGGACCAATAGAAAAGATTTTTTGAGCTCTCAAGTATTATTTTTTAGTCCAGATATTTTAGGAGTACAAGAAGCCAAGCCTAATCAGATGTCAGATTTAAAAACAGCATTAAAAGAATATAAGTTTATTGGTACAGGAAGAGATGGTGAAGATGAGGGAGAATATTCTGCTATTTTTTATAATGCTAAAAAATTTAAAATTGAAAATGAAAATACTTTTTGGCTTTCTGATACTCCAGAAAAAGTATCAAAAGGTTGGGATGCTGCATATCCTAGAGTTTGTACCTATGGCTTATTTACAGATCTAAAATCTTCAAAAAAAATATGGATTTTTAATACACATTTAGACCATGTAGGAGAACAAGCACGATTGAATGGCATACAGCTTGTTCAGCAAAAAATAGCTGAGGTTAACAACAAAAACTATCCAGTAATTTTAATGGGCGATTTTAATGTAGAACCTAATAGTTTATTGATTAAAAACTTATCAGAATCTATGTTAAATACCGAGACAGTATCTAACATAACATTTGGTCCAGACGGTACTTTCAACGGGTTTAAATTTAATGAAGCTGTAACAAGAAAGATAGATTACATTTTTATGTCTAAATCGCAACCTCTTCAAATAAATAAACAGGCTGTTTTGAGCGATTCAGATACGCTTAAATACCCATCAGATCATTTTCCTGTTTATATCGATTTTACAATAAAGTAA
- the bglX gene encoding beta-glucosidase BglX, which yields MKKQTLLIFVIVLLVGISYSFNRRIKNRIVNSDDKIEEKVDSVLALMHINEKIGQLVQYSGKWNATGPSSSNGDQHKLNKLKRGEVGSMLNISSVASIRETQKIVMEHSRLKIPLIFGYDVIHGYKTIFPIPLGESASFDLDIIKQTAAIAAKETAASGIQWTFAPMIDVSRDARWGRIMEGAGEDTYLNTVIGVARIQGFQGDDLSLPHTIAACAKHFAGYGFGEAGKDYNTVNIGEYELHNTILPPFKAAADAGVATFMNSFNELNGIPSTGHKVLQRDILKRDWAWDGFVVSDWGSIGEMIAHGYATDKKHAAEIALNAGSDMDMESYAYEAHLETLLTENKITIEQLDDAVKRVLRLKFKLGLFDDPYKYCDASREKSEVYSKENLEIARESAKKSIVLLKNETNLLPLSKSIKSIAVIGPLANDKDTPLGNWRAKGKYSSAVSLLEGVKNAVGKKTKIYYEKGADLTVPTLEPGENQFLHPLKFNTTDTSGIAAAVEAAKKADVVLLAIGENAFQTGEGRSQTNIGLLGVQQQLLEEVYKVNKNVVIVLMNGRPMDISWAAKTIPSILECWFLGSESGNAIADVLFGDYNPSGKLPVSFPYHVGQEPLYYNQKNTGRPYSSKHVTYSGYTDAPKTALYPFGYGLSYTSFEYKNLKLDKNTISKNGQIKLSVEVSNMGVLDGEEVVQLYLRDIVGSLTRPIKELKAFEKILIKAGDTKTVNFTINADMLQFYTSNKVWEVEEGDFDIWVGGDSSASLKASFKIIE from the coding sequence ATGAAAAAGCAAACATTATTAATTTTTGTAATAGTATTACTTGTTGGTATATCTTATAGTTTCAATCGTAGAATAAAGAATAGAATAGTTAATTCAGATGATAAGATAGAAGAAAAAGTAGATTCAGTTTTAGCATTAATGCATATAAACGAAAAAATCGGGCAATTAGTGCAATATAGTGGTAAGTGGAATGCAACAGGTCCATCATCATCAAACGGAGATCAACATAAGTTAAACAAACTTAAAAGGGGAGAAGTAGGTTCAATGTTAAACATTTCTTCAGTAGCATCTATTCGAGAAACTCAGAAAATTGTTATGGAGCATTCACGACTTAAAATTCCATTAATTTTTGGTTATGATGTTATACATGGGTATAAAACAATTTTTCCCATCCCTTTAGGTGAGAGTGCTAGTTTTGATTTAGATATTATAAAACAAACAGCAGCTATTGCTGCAAAAGAGACTGCCGCATCAGGTATACAGTGGACGTTTGCCCCTATGATTGATGTGTCTAGAGATGCACGTTGGGGTAGAATAATGGAAGGTGCGGGAGAAGATACCTACTTGAATACAGTTATAGGAGTAGCAAGAATACAAGGTTTTCAGGGCGATGATTTATCACTACCACATACTATTGCCGCTTGTGCTAAGCATTTTGCAGGTTATGGTTTTGGAGAGGCCGGAAAAGATTATAATACAGTGAACATTGGTGAGTATGAGTTACATAATACTATTTTACCACCTTTTAAGGCAGCTGCGGATGCTGGGGTAGCAACTTTTATGAACTCTTTTAATGAATTAAATGGAATACCTTCTACAGGGCATAAAGTGTTACAAAGAGATATTTTAAAACGAGATTGGGCCTGGGATGGATTTGTAGTTTCAGATTGGGGCTCTATCGGAGAAATGATAGCACATGGTTACGCTACAGATAAAAAACACGCAGCTGAAATAGCTTTAAATGCAGGTAGCGATATGGATATGGAATCATACGCATATGAAGCTCATTTAGAAACATTGTTAACAGAAAATAAAATAACGATTGAGCAGTTAGATGATGCTGTAAAACGTGTGTTGAGATTAAAATTTAAATTAGGCCTTTTTGATGACCCATATAAATATTGCGATGCATCTAGAGAAAAAAGTGAAGTCTATTCAAAAGAGAATTTAGAAATTGCTCGAGAATCTGCAAAAAAATCAATCGTTTTATTAAAAAATGAAACCAATTTATTACCACTATCTAAAAGCATAAAAAGTATAGCGGTTATAGGTCCATTAGCGAATGATAAAGATACTCCACTAGGTAATTGGAGAGCTAAGGGAAAATACAGTTCAGCAGTATCTCTTTTAGAAGGTGTTAAAAATGCTGTAGGAAAAAAAACTAAGATTTATTATGAAAAGGGTGCTGACCTTACTGTGCCAACATTAGAGCCAGGTGAAAATCAGTTCTTACACCCACTTAAATTTAATACAACAGATACCTCAGGTATTGCAGCTGCAGTTGAAGCAGCTAAAAAAGCAGATGTAGTATTGTTAGCTATTGGTGAAAATGCTTTTCAGACGGGAGAAGGTCGTAGCCAAACTAATATAGGTCTCCTTGGTGTACAGCAACAGTTACTAGAAGAAGTTTATAAAGTAAATAAAAATGTAGTTATTGTTTTAATGAATGGTAGACCTATGGATATTTCATGGGCAGCTAAAACAATACCTTCAATATTAGAGTGTTGGTTTTTAGGTTCAGAATCTGGTAATGCTATTGCTGATGTTTTGTTTGGAGACTATAATCCTTCTGGTAAATTGCCTGTTTCTTTTCCTTATCATGTAGGTCAAGAGCCTCTTTATTATAATCAAAAAAATACAGGACGACCTTACAGCAGTAAACATGTTACGTACTCTGGTTATACAGATGCTCCCAAAACAGCTTTATATCCTTTTGGGTATGGGTTAAGTTATACAAGTTTTGAGTATAAAAATTTAAAGCTAGATAAAAATACGATTTCAAAAAATGGACAAATAAAACTGTCTGTGGAGGTTTCAAATATGGGTGTTTTAGATGGTGAAGAAGTAGTGCAATTGTACCTTAGAGATATAGTAGGAAGTTTAACTCGACCTATAAAAGAGTTAAAAGCTTTTGAGAAAATACTTATAAAAGCAGGCGATACAAAAACTGTAAATTTTACTATTAATGCCGATATGCTTCAATTTTATACAAGTAACAAAGTATGGGAAGTAGAGGAAGGTGATTTTGATATTTGGGTAGGAGGAGATTCTAGCGCTAGTTTAAAAGCATCATTTAAAATTATAGAATAA